A genomic segment from Wolbachia endosymbiont of Ctenocephalides felis wCfeF encodes:
- a CDS encoding Chromosomal replication initiator protein DnaA has translation MSLINPKVSTMFFDQIVTVTDHSIAWEKIQNCLYNLYGEATYNSWLSSLSFVSSSNGEVLLSVPTRFIKEWITVHYMEKILSLWQNEDESIRSIDIQVIEEKNPNPNTISKSREESNHSLGSPLDPRFTFDNFVVGKPNELAFTAAKRVAESIDPIPGSNPLFLYGGVGLGKTHLMHAIAWHIVNSPSVKRKVAYLSAEKFMYQYITALRSKDIMLFKEQFRSVDVLMVDDVQFISGKDSTQEEFFHTFNALIDQNKQLVISADRSPSDLDGVEERIKSRLGWGLVADINETTFELRLGILQAKVEQMSMYVPDDVLEFLARNIKSNIRELEGALNKVAHTSLIGRSMTVESASETLADLLRSNHKSITIAEIQRKIAEFFNIKVADMHSNRRLRGLVRPRQIAMYFAKKFTQKSLPDIGRSFGGRDHATVIHAVKQIENFIKTDSNFADEINQLRKMFK, from the coding sequence ATGAGCTTGATTAACCCTAAGGTTTCTACTATGTTTTTTGACCAAATTGTTACAGTAACAGATCACAGTATTGCTTGGGAAAAAATCCAAAATTGTCTTTATAATCTTTATGGAGAGGCAACGTATAACAGCTGGCTAAGTTCACTTAGCTTTGTTAGTAGTAGCAATGGAGAAGTTTTGTTGTCTGTGCCAACAAGATTTATAAAGGAGTGGATTACGGTTCACTACATGGAAAAAATACTATCATTGTGGCAGAATGAGGATGAAAGTATACGTTCTATTGATATTCAAGTAATCGAGGAAAAGAATCCAAACCCTAATACTATATCAAAAAGTAGAGAGGAAAGTAATCATAGTCTTGGTTCACCGCTGGATCCAAGGTTTACCTTTGATAATTTCGTGGTAGGAAAGCCAAATGAGCTAGCGTTTACAGCTGCAAAGCGTGTGGCAGAGTCTATAGATCCAATACCAGGCAGCAACCCTCTGTTTCTATATGGTGGAGTGGGGCTTGGTAAAACACACCTGATGCATGCTATAGCTTGGCACATAGTCAATTCTCCATCGGTAAAAAGAAAAGTAGCATATTTATCAGCAGAGAAGTTCATGTACCAATATATTACAGCACTACGGAGCAAGGATATTATGTTGTTTAAGGAACAATTTAGGTCAGTAGATGTATTGATGGTAGATGATGTACAATTTATCAGTGGTAAAGACAGCACGCAGGAAGAGTTTTTTCATACCTTTAATGCACTAATAGACCAAAATAAGCAATTGGTTATATCGGCTGATAGATCTCCTAGCGATCTTGATGGAGTAGAGGAAAGAATAAAATCGCGGCTTGGTTGGGGGTTGGTGGCGGATATTAATGAAACAACTTTCGAGTTAAGACTTGGTATATTGCAGGCCAAAGTGGAGCAAATGAGTATGTATGTTCCGGATGATGTGCTAGAGTTTTTGGCAAGGAACATAAAATCTAATATAAGAGAATTGGAAGGAGCATTGAATAAAGTTGCCCATACTTCATTGATTGGCAGGAGTATGACAGTAGAGTCCGCCAGTGAAACTCTAGCAGATCTTCTTAGATCAAATCATAAGTCAATTACAATAGCAGAAATACAAAGGAAAATAGCTGAGTTTTTTAATATAAAAGTAGCGGATATGCACTCCAATAGAAGGCTTCGCGGTCTTGTAAGGCCAAGGCAAATAGCTATGTATTTTGCTAAGAAATTCACACAAAAAAGCTTGCCAGATATTGGAAGAAGCTTTGGTGGCAGAGACCATGCTACTGTTATACATGCAGTAAAACAAATAGAAAACTTTATAAAAACCGACTCAAATTTTGCTGATGAAATTAATCAATTAAGGAAAATGTTTAAATAG
- a CDS encoding 2-oxoglutarate dehydrogenase E1 component, with protein MLSLSCLYGDNAEFVEEMYSRYLRGDKSIGEDWYRIFSSNLEVSQAKPCSVQHAAKTDNSASDLANFFRSYGHFFADLNPLSPNVNKEIDYQKYSNLSPTHDAGIYRDIYCKNIGFEFMHISSYEERMWLQEKIENQTYTLSSQDKKEILRHLIESEMFEQFLHMKFPGYKRFSIEGGESTIVAIERIISDSVAFGIEEVVLGMAHRGRLSVLTKVMGKEYAATLSEFQGNLAYPSGLEVSGDVKYHLGYSSDRTLASGKKMHLSLCPNPSHLEAVNPVLVGRIRAKQNMRSVLGISIHGDAAFIGQGVVAETLTLSNIEGYKVDGIVHIVINNQIGFTASPCCARSSFYCTDITKSIEAPVFHVNGDNPEAVSFVASLAMEYRQKFKKDVVIDVICYRKYGHNEGDEPNFTQPLMYKAISKHKTPGTLYEEKLTAEKVLSSDEISKLRSEFRAKLDKSLAESATYTPKKADWFGGVWSKLRRARLNDLSEYYTDSGVSPSELKKLGVHINSNIPSSFNINNKVRKILDGRIDSINSGSNVDWATAESLAFASLLTEGIGVRLSGQDSGRGTFSHRHSKLVDQATEETFIPLNNISEKQAHFEVMDSALSEYAVMGFEYGYSLDSPYSLVLWEGQFGDFANGAQIMIDQFIASAETKWLRSSGLVLLLPHGYEGQGPEHSSARIERFLQLCAEDNMQVVNCSTPANYFHVLRRQVHRDFRKPLVVFTPKSLLRHKRAVSSLSDFEKKFLTVIPEYRADLVANDKIRKVVICSGKVYYDIIEVCEKQKINDIAVIRLEQFYPFPADKLSNELEKYRNAEIVWCQEEPKNMGGWFFVNPLIEEVLSNLNIQAKRPQCIARPAAASPACGYASVHTQQQEEILRQVVS; from the coding sequence ATGCTGAGTTTAAGCTGCCTTTATGGTGACAATGCGGAATTTGTGGAGGAAATGTATAGCCGCTATCTGCGGGGCGATAAATCAATCGGAGAGGATTGGTACAGAATTTTTTCAAGCAATTTAGAAGTAAGTCAGGCAAAGCCCTGCAGTGTGCAGCATGCGGCCAAGACGGATAATTCAGCTTCTGATCTGGCAAATTTCTTCAGATCTTACGGTCATTTTTTCGCGGATCTTAATCCGTTATCACCAAATGTAAATAAAGAAATAGATTATCAGAAATATTCAAATCTCTCTCCAACGCATGATGCTGGTATCTATAGAGATATTTACTGCAAGAATATCGGTTTTGAATTTATGCATATTTCCTCTTATGAGGAGAGAATGTGGCTGCAGGAGAAAATTGAAAACCAGACCTATACTCTAAGCTCTCAGGACAAAAAAGAGATACTTAGGCACTTGATCGAATCTGAGATGTTCGAGCAGTTCCTCCATATGAAATTTCCTGGATATAAGCGTTTCTCTATCGAAGGTGGAGAGTCAACTATTGTTGCAATTGAGAGAATTATTAGTGATTCTGTGGCTTTTGGTATTGAAGAGGTAGTTCTCGGTATGGCTCACCGCGGACGACTCAGTGTTCTAACCAAAGTTATGGGGAAAGAATATGCGGCAACGCTTTCTGAATTTCAAGGCAACCTTGCATACCCAAGTGGTCTTGAGGTGTCTGGCGATGTTAAATATCACCTCGGTTACTCCTCTGATCGCACACTTGCCAGTGGTAAAAAAATGCATTTGAGTTTATGTCCTAACCCATCTCACCTTGAAGCGGTAAACCCGGTTCTGGTTGGAAGAATAAGAGCAAAGCAGAATATGAGATCTGTGCTTGGAATATCAATTCATGGTGATGCGGCCTTCATCGGCCAAGGAGTGGTTGCTGAAACTCTGACCTTGAGCAATATTGAAGGTTATAAAGTGGATGGTATCGTGCATATTGTCATTAATAACCAAATTGGTTTTACTGCGAGCCCATGCTGCGCGCGGTCATCTTTTTATTGCACTGATATAACTAAATCTATAGAAGCTCCAGTGTTTCATGTGAATGGAGATAATCCAGAAGCAGTCAGTTTTGTTGCAAGTTTGGCGATGGAATATAGGCAGAAGTTTAAAAAGGATGTGGTGATTGACGTAATATGCTACCGCAAATATGGCCATAATGAAGGTGATGAGCCAAATTTCACTCAGCCACTCATGTACAAGGCAATATCAAAGCATAAAACTCCAGGAACGCTGTATGAAGAGAAGCTGACTGCAGAGAAAGTGCTAAGTAGTGATGAGATAAGTAAACTACGCAGCGAATTTAGGGCAAAGTTGGATAAAAGCCTTGCTGAATCAGCGACTTACACTCCAAAAAAAGCTGACTGGTTCGGTGGTGTGTGGTCAAAACTCAGGAGAGCGAGATTAAATGATTTGAGCGAATACTATACGGATTCTGGTGTTTCACCAAGTGAGCTAAAAAAATTAGGTGTACACATAAATAGCAATATTCCAAGCAGTTTTAATATTAACAATAAAGTTAGAAAAATACTCGATGGAAGAATAGACAGTATAAATTCCGGTAGCAATGTAGACTGGGCAACGGCTGAAAGTCTTGCATTTGCATCGCTGCTTACAGAAGGGATAGGAGTGCGTTTATCAGGACAAGATTCTGGCCGTGGAACTTTTTCGCACCGTCATTCAAAGCTTGTTGATCAAGCAACGGAGGAAACGTTTATTCCGCTAAACAATATAAGCGAGAAGCAGGCTCACTTTGAGGTCATGGATAGCGCTCTGTCTGAATATGCTGTGATGGGCTTCGAATATGGATATAGTCTTGACTCTCCATATTCACTGGTGCTCTGGGAAGGGCAGTTTGGTGATTTTGCAAATGGCGCGCAAATCATGATTGACCAGTTTATTGCATCGGCAGAAACAAAGTGGTTGCGATCAAGTGGTCTAGTTTTACTCTTGCCTCATGGTTATGAAGGACAAGGACCTGAGCATAGCTCCGCGCGTATAGAGAGATTTTTGCAACTCTGCGCGGAAGATAATATGCAGGTGGTTAATTGCTCCACTCCGGCGAATTACTTTCATGTTTTGCGCCGGCAAGTTCATCGGGATTTTCGTAAGCCTCTGGTAGTGTTTACACCTAAATCGCTACTGCGTCACAAAAGGGCAGTTTCTAGCCTATCTGACTTTGAAAAAAAATTCCTTACGGTAATTCCAGAATATAGAGCAGATTTAGTTGCAAACGATAAAATACGTAAAGTTGTAATATGCAGTGGTAAAGTTTATTACGATATAATTGAAGTATGTGAAAAACAAAAAATAAATGATATAGCAGTAATACGATTGGAGCAATTCTATCCGTTTCCTGCTGATAAATTAAGTAATGAACTTGAGAAGTACAGAAACGCTGAGATTGTATGGTGTCAAGAAGAACCAAAAAATATGGGAGGATGGTTCTTTGTCAACCCATTGATAGAAGAAGTGTTATCCAATCTCAATATTCAAGCAAAAAGGCCTCAGTGCATTGCAAGGCCTGCTGCTGCGTCTCCTGCATGTGGTTATGCTAGTGTTCACACTCAGCAACAAGAGGAGATTTTGAGGCAGGTGGTAAGCTAA
- a CDS encoding Disulfide bond formation protein D, with translation MSRISFLLILIIVIAGLPIINNWLSNRSQVLNDKYIGERLDNYISRNFDKIIKTLREESIKSSYAARDNAAKGKILQYKNEIFDSTYPYLGNENSNVIAVGFFDYSCGYCKAIKDDVKQLINDGKVKYIFRDTPILGNDSLKAAKSALAVYFIDKGKYFDFHYAALDHKGEFSDENILDIVKSIGINENDFNDSVKNNADKIEQMINGSRLLVRNLGVGGTPFLIIGDSLFVGATDLDVLREKVDELSHKQG, from the coding sequence ATGTCTAGAATATCATTTCTGTTGATTTTAATAATAGTAATAGCAGGTTTGCCAATAATAAATAATTGGCTCTCAAATCGCAGCCAAGTGCTAAACGATAAGTATATAGGCGAGAGATTAGATAACTATATAAGCAGAAATTTTGATAAGATTATAAAAACTCTCCGGGAAGAATCAATTAAAAGTAGCTACGCTGCTCGGGATAACGCGGCTAAAGGTAAAATCTTACAGTATAAAAATGAAATATTTGACTCCACTTATCCTTACTTAGGAAATGAAAATAGCAATGTTATAGCTGTAGGGTTTTTTGATTATTCTTGTGGCTATTGCAAAGCCATAAAGGACGATGTAAAACAGCTGATCAATGACGGCAAAGTTAAGTACATTTTTAGGGACACTCCAATACTTGGTAACGATTCTTTAAAGGCGGCAAAGAGTGCTTTAGCTGTCTATTTTATTGATAAAGGAAAATATTTTGATTTTCACTATGCTGCCTTAGACCACAAAGGAGAATTTTCAGACGAAAATATATTGGATATAGTAAAAAGCATAGGAATCAATGAAAATGACTTCAATGACTCTGTAAAAAACAATGCGGACAAAATTGAACAGATGATAAACGGCAGCAGGCTTTTAGTAAGGAACCTAGGAGTAGGCGGTACACCTTTTTTAATAATTGGGGATAGTCTGTTTGTAGGAGCGACTGATTTGGATGTGCTACGCGAAAAAGTAGATGAATTAAGCCATAAACAAGGCTAG
- a CDS encoding 3-octaprenyl-4-hydroxybenzoate carboxy-lyase, producing MYNNLRDFISALEEKKDLIRIKKEVSTILEMTEIHRRVLSSKGPAIIFENVVTGNGKNSIPVLVNLFGTIERIALGLGINPGELRDLGKLLAFLQSPEPPKSLKDAMKMFPLLKVVLSMRSKVVSEAPCQEVVLTGDEVDLSLLPIQTCWPNEPAPLITWPIVVTKGPTKDKQDNFNLGIYRMQVVDKKTTLMRWLAHRGGAGHHKRWKEKGQSMKFPAAAVIGSDPATLIAAVTPVPETLSEYQFAGLLRKKPLELVNCKTIPLQVPAHAEIVLEGYVSLDRYRDEGPYGDHTGYYNSVEQFPEFNITAITMRKNPIYLSTFTGKPPDEPSILGEALNEIFVPILINQFPEIVDFYLPPEGCSYRIAVVSIKKSYPGHAKRVVMGILSFLKQFLYTKFIIVVDDDINIRDWKEVMWAISTRMDPVRDTIMIENAPIDYLDFASPESGLGGKMGFDATNKIPPETKREWGRKIEMSEEIVKKVTEKWEEYV from the coding sequence ATGTACAACAACTTACGCGACTTTATCTCTGCTTTAGAAGAAAAAAAGGATCTAATTAGGATTAAAAAGGAAGTTTCAACAATTCTTGAAATGACAGAAATTCACCGTAGAGTTCTGTCAAGCAAAGGACCAGCAATCATTTTTGAAAATGTCGTCACAGGAAACGGCAAAAATTCGATTCCTGTTTTAGTGAATTTATTTGGCACTATTGAGAGAATTGCATTGGGACTGGGTATAAATCCTGGTGAACTGAGGGATCTTGGTAAACTTCTAGCATTTTTGCAGTCCCCTGAACCGCCAAAAAGCCTCAAAGATGCTATGAAGATGTTTCCTCTGCTAAAAGTTGTGTTGTCGATGCGAAGTAAAGTTGTGAGCGAAGCTCCATGTCAAGAAGTGGTGCTAACTGGGGATGAAGTAGACCTCAGTTTACTGCCTATTCAAACGTGCTGGCCAAATGAACCTGCACCGCTTATCACCTGGCCGATTGTGGTAACAAAAGGACCTACAAAAGATAAACAAGATAATTTCAATCTTGGAATATACCGTATGCAGGTCGTGGATAAAAAAACGACTCTAATGCGCTGGCTTGCACATCGTGGGGGTGCAGGTCACCATAAACGGTGGAAGGAAAAGGGGCAAAGTATGAAGTTTCCTGCTGCTGCTGTGATCGGTAGCGATCCTGCAACGCTTATTGCTGCAGTAACTCCAGTGCCAGAAACATTGTCAGAATACCAATTTGCTGGACTGCTGCGCAAGAAACCGCTTGAACTTGTAAATTGTAAAACTATACCACTTCAAGTGCCAGCTCACGCGGAAATTGTTTTGGAAGGCTATGTAAGTTTGGATAGATATCGAGATGAGGGGCCATACGGAGACCACACCGGTTACTACAATTCTGTTGAGCAATTTCCTGAATTTAACATTACTGCAATTACAATGCGCAAAAATCCAATTTATCTCAGCACTTTCACTGGCAAACCACCAGATGAACCATCAATCCTTGGTGAAGCACTCAACGAAATCTTTGTACCGATCCTTATCAACCAATTTCCAGAGATAGTAGATTTTTATCTGCCACCAGAGGGTTGTTCCTATAGAATAGCAGTAGTGTCGATCAAAAAATCTTATCCCGGACATGCGAAAAGAGTTGTTATGGGCATACTTTCTTTCCTCAAGCAGTTTTTATACACCAAGTTCATTATAGTTGTTGATGATGATATAAATATACGTGATTGGAAAGAGGTGATGTGGGCAATATCAACGAGAATGGACCCTGTGCGTGATACAATCATGATAGAGAATGCACCAATTGATTATTTAGATTTTGCCTCTCCTGAAAGTGGACTTGGAGGTAAAATGGGATTTGATGCGACAAATAAAATTCCGCCTGAAACCAAACGAGAGTGGGGGAGAAAAATTGAAATGAGCGAAGAAATAGTAAAAAAAGTTACAGAGAAGTGGGAAGAGTATGTCTGA
- a CDS encoding NADH-quinone oxidoreductase subunit D: protein MPDLKTMMLNFGPQHPAAHGVLRLVLEMDGEVIERADPHIGLLHRGTEKLIEHKTYLQALPYFDRLDYVSPMSQEHTYSLCVEKLLQCEVPVRAKYLRVLFCELTRILNHLLNISSQALDVGAMTPLLWLFEEREKILAFYERASGARFHAAYIRPGGVAADIPEGLIEDIAKFIEQFPQYIDDVDELLTENRIWKQRTVGISEISIKQALDWGFSGPMLRAAGLAWDLRKSQPYEIYDQLDFDIPIGQNGDCYDRYLVRMAEIRQSISLVKQCIEKMPEGPVKTEDRKISPPPRAEMKTSMEALIHHFKLYSEGYSVPEGEAYAAVEAPKGEFGVYIVSDGTNMPYRCRIRAPGFAHLQALDFMSKGHMLADIAAIIGSLDIVFGEIDR from the coding sequence ATGCCAGACCTAAAAACAATGATGTTGAATTTTGGACCTCAGCACCCAGCGGCACATGGGGTGTTGCGTCTTGTATTGGAAATGGATGGTGAAGTGATCGAAAGAGCAGATCCCCATATTGGGCTTTTGCACCGTGGCACTGAAAAATTAATAGAGCACAAAACGTACCTCCAAGCTTTGCCGTATTTTGATCGTCTTGACTACGTATCACCAATGTCGCAAGAGCACACATATTCGCTGTGTGTGGAGAAATTGTTGCAATGTGAAGTGCCAGTCAGAGCAAAGTATTTGCGTGTTTTGTTTTGTGAGCTGACCAGAATACTAAATCACTTACTCAATATCTCTTCTCAAGCACTGGATGTTGGGGCGATGACTCCTCTTTTATGGCTCTTTGAAGAAAGAGAAAAAATATTGGCATTCTACGAAAGGGCTTCGGGTGCAAGGTTTCACGCAGCTTATATTAGGCCAGGTGGAGTGGCGGCAGATATTCCAGAAGGTTTAATTGAGGATATCGCAAAGTTCATAGAGCAATTTCCGCAGTATATAGACGATGTCGACGAACTTTTGACAGAAAATAGGATATGGAAACAACGTACTGTAGGGATCAGTGAAATATCGATTAAACAGGCGCTTGACTGGGGTTTTAGCGGACCAATGCTGCGTGCTGCTGGGCTTGCTTGGGATTTGCGAAAAAGCCAGCCATATGAGATATACGACCAACTGGATTTTGATATACCAATCGGCCAAAATGGCGACTGTTATGACCGTTATTTAGTCAGGATGGCGGAGATTAGGCAATCTATTAGTTTGGTAAAGCAGTGCATAGAAAAAATGCCCGAAGGACCAGTAAAAACTGAAGATAGAAAGATTTCTCCACCGCCAAGAGCAGAGATGAAAACGTCCATGGAGGCTCTTATTCACCATTTTAAGCTTTACTCGGAAGGGTATAGTGTGCCAGAAGGTGAGGCTTATGCAGCTGTTGAGGCACCAAAGGGTGAGTTTGGGGTATATATAGTTTCAGATGGCACCAATATGCCCTATAGGTGCAGAATAAGAGCACCTGGTTTTGCGCATTTGCAAGCCTTGGACTTCATGTCAAAAGGGCACATGCTTGCTGACATCGCAGCAATTATTGGTTCGCTCGATATAGTTTTTGGTGAGATTGATAGGTAA